Part of the Juglans regia cultivar Chandler chromosome 14, Walnut 2.0, whole genome shotgun sequence genome, AGAGAAACATTCAACTGCTTGCAAAACCAAAGACTGCCTTGTTCAGAGGAGGGAATTATTAGCAGCATCAATTTCTGGCAGACGTTAAGACATTTCAAAAATTGTGGTGGATGTAACTCGTGACAGATTAAAGCTGAATCTAAAAGTTGGAGTGACTGGAGAGAGGACTGACTGAATTGATACTTCTAATGCAGGCAAATCTTTGCCACAAAATATTGCTGGTCATCCTCCTATTAGCAGGTTACTTAAACTGCTGCCACTCAATTTGCCAGGAATGTTTGTCAGATACTATATTATTTACCCAAGAATAAAGTTAGCTGAAGCAAATATAATATGGGCtcgatcatttttcttttagggAGTTGTTCAAGAATGAGTGCTATTATTCATTGAGTGATGAGAAGGAAAGATAGagcacaaaaaacaattaaattactCACCCTCACTACTTGTCTACTTCTCAGAATAATTGCATGCCACTCAAAACCCGCAACCATGCCCTCTTATTTACACGAGGAGGATATGTCATTTGGTCCAAAGACTATTACCTGATTCttcaatatcattttttttatgtacaaTACAAGTTCTTAAATAGCAATTAtttccttatattttatattcgcATAGCAAGgtgaaaaaaatcatctgaCAAGCTGAACAGTACCATTTAAAAGCTTCAGAACTGTCTCCACACTTGTATTAAGACTCGGCTGTAACAGAGGACCAAACACCAACCCTGGATTTACAGCTACAATATcaattccattttcttttccaaatttccaagcAGCCTCCTCTGCTAAGGTCTTTGAAAGCATATACCaaagctggaaaaaaaaaaagtttgaaagtcTTAACGAGAGAAGTTTCTAACTGCAGTAACCTGATTTAAACCTGATCGAATATCGCTCTAGGTAGAATACTTGTCACACAAACAAACCAAATACAAAACAGTGAGTAACATATATACTACTACAGAAACGAAGAATATTGTTGATTACATCTTTTCGTTCACCCCTTCCATATTTTCTGCTCACATACATCAATCATGGTGCTGATTAAATCTTACTAACAAACACCACACTCCTCCCAAGAGAAGCAAAAAGTTCCATAGTCAGTAATATGATATGTAAACCTGGTCTATATACCAGTGCTTTACTTGTATCTTTTTCCCTCAACCATCTGGTAAAAAGACAAATTAAAGAACAATAGAATGAAAATTCCGAACAGAGGGTAACTTAGTACTGGATTTAAACATTCAGTAACAATTAAACGCATCATATAACAGCTGTGATGTATTTATTTGATATGCTttaaatagaaatgaaataagaagGCGAAACAAGAATAAGCTCCCCAAAAATTCTACATAGATCGTGTAAGATGGGAGATAAATCATGAAGgggaaaaatgaagaagaagaaaagcacaTATCGCATATTGTTTGAGCACGACAAAACTGGCTCCAGTCATACCTCTCATATAAGCTCCGTTAAAGTGCGAGTGATAATCAAATCAAAACTAGTTAATCTTCATATGTAGAAAATTCCATAAAGAACTTGAAACAGAGATAGTATGTAATAAGAAATTTGCGCATTAAATGTACCTTTGATTTTTCACAAACAGCAGGATCTGAAAACCAACCCTCATCAATTGTAACATCAGGAGCAAGAGGTTTCCCATTGTATGCAACCGCTGCCATTGAGGATGTTATAACCACTCTTTTAACAGATAAAACTTTAGCACAAGATCTGAGAACGTTAAGTGTTCCTTTCAATGCTGGGTCAACTAACTCTGCCTGAAAAGAATTATAAACAAAGTCAATATGAATTGAAACCTTAACTTTGCAGTATCTAGAAAGGATTACATTTCTTCATTATTAAATTTGAATCAGTACGAAGATCTACAATCAAATACTTGGATCCATACAATAAAGCAAATCTATAGGTAGTATCAAGGAGATAAAAGAAGCATCAAAGCAACGTTATTAAGCATTTTAAAAGATTTGAAATTCAACGAGGACTTTTCATCTGAGTAAACTCATGAAATGAAGAACCTTAAAAAAAGCATGGgaatttggaatatatatagGAGTACTGTTAGAGAACATGCAAGTTTCATCTACTTTTAGTTAATCACCAAGCATGGCTCAAAAATAGGTCGTTCtttgaaacaaacaaaaaatgctaTACTAGATTTAAGATTACAATCGCACCGATTCAATTTAAGCAAAACGGAATGTACCTGTGGATCGGTGACACTGAAATAAAAGGGTGATGCTGTATGAAAAACTCCGTCACATCCATCAACCACAGAATCAAAAGATCCTTCTTCCATTAACTCTGCTTTGAACAAATGAAGTCTTTCCTTAGCTCCATCTAGCCCAAGTAAGTGTTCTGTCTTATTTGGATCATCTGCGGCACACATTTAAAGTAGAACCCATAAATTACTTATACTGTATCTTCTCAGAACTATACTTTTCTATCCGTACTAACATCACTTAAAAGGAGACTAAACTTGAGATAGAATACTTGAATGCTTCTCTAGTATATAAATCAAACTGGATAGTCTGGGTTCTCGATGAATTAAAGAGAAACTTCGTTTATAAATGAAACCCAAGTGTGATTTGCATAGAAAATCCCTGAGTTAAGAAATGAGAGTACAGAGAGTTGAGTACGGACTTGGGTCACGAACTGAGGCTTTGACAGTGTAGCCGCGTTGAAGCAAGAGCTTCACCAGCCATGACGCTATATATCCGGACGCTCCCGTTACACACACCACCTTCCCTGTCCCAATACTCATTCTCCTTCTCTCTGAAAATCTTCCTTCTCTCTATATTGTTTGAAAGCATTATATGCATGATATTTTCCTTTACTTTATGGTAAGAAGTCAAGTTTGACTGTTTGACGGTTAGGAACTAGGAAGTTAGGTGCGTGGAACTTGTCGATTTTATCAACCTGATGCTCGGGGGCCTGGGCCGTTTGGACAATGAAACTCTCTCATataatctaatctcatctcgtcatcatagtttattttttaaaattttaacatcaaatataaaaaatattcaatttttttaattttcaaaataataataatattaaaaaataatattctaacaatattttattcaactttcatcttaactcattatccaaacgacaCCCTAATCTACGTAAAAAATAATCGTGAAATGTTATTTATCCTCCCACATCACacactaattaattatttattatttttatcattatatttaatcacacatatttacatattaatatgtgtttttttttaacaacttatggctcatattttcttttctagccCGTAACTTATATTTTGGAAATCAGagattaatgttattttttttctattggaGTTTGAATCGGTTTTGTTGGCTTcagttttgtttggttgttgagaaaatgtTGGAAGCAATAAGAGCGCCATTGAAATGTGCGTGATTCctatttttctgttattttcttcttaaattttCTTGACAACCAAGCAGATATGAGttttattgtgattttgaattgattgtgggttgatTTTTGGAGAGAAGATAGAGACGATCAACAGAGATAGGAGAGATCGGCAATAGAGATGGGTGCTTGCGAAGATGCTTGGTGACGGCGGTATGAGAAGATGAAATGATTGAGAATATAGAATGTGAGGGGTCTGAGATTATACAGATGAATAATCTAGTGTGATGCACTCCATTGATTTAATGTGAAATAAGTGACGtgtcaaaatttaattagaagTTGTTTATGGGTCAATAGTAGACCGGTTGCTCTAAAGCggttctgatatatatatatatatatatatatatatatatatatatatatttaaataaaaaaaacatcaaatattGATATGTGGTATAAGAGAGGATAAGTagactttttcaaactaatctaTGTTacactctaaaaaaaataatctatttcgttaattaatgaaaaatgataaaaacacaaacattttttttattttacaagtgTAATCAATTTAAAAcggaattataaaataattgcgTTCCTATCCCTgctcttaattattatattttacgataaaaatagtCAAATTAGTTATTGTTGAGTGTCTCAGCTTCTTTTTGAAGTGGGAAAGAAATTTGCTCTCTATAATATTGTTTGAAGGCATGAAATACATGTCtttattttatacaaagaaGTCTTTCAAGTTTGATACACATATAAGAATATcactattttacaaaaataccataatttaaaatatactattttaattataaaaaatcaatatttattttttcaaaaaatatattttttttaaattaagattgtCAAGTGACGTATTTTCTTTggtaaatatttataactaactCATTGCACATTGGTATATCaccaaatttacttttttatggcTATATATCTTTGGTAAATATGGTAAATAATACCTTTACATCCATTTGATAAGAATATTCgaccaaaattaattttttcttttaacttttcagAAATCTCTTAAAGTCGTTTTTATTtgttaacaaaattaaatttcttaaaaagaaattaaattaaaattactctCCAAGGCCCTTCAAAGACGACAGCCCAGACCATTTATTGTCACAACGATCTTCAAAGACGAATTTGGTCAAGAAAACTACAAAGTATTTACTAAATAAGAAATTTTCGAATTGttgttaaaattcttaaaaaaatatataaaatatataagttattgGTTAATCAGAAAATTCGTATTATAAAATGCCCACTTTTGTTGGTCCTCATCTCAAGCACACAAATTTTACTGTTTCAAGTACATTTTTAAGTCCTAAAGAACACATCCAATGCCTTCAGCTCAACCAAGAAGCCCACATCAAAGTGTTACCAGTAACAGTCCGTCAGGCCTTGTTTCAATATCGAAGAAGCCAAGGTATGGTGATGCTCTTAAAGCTGCAAATGGAATGGAGCTCAAAAGTTGGTTGTTGCTGATTGCTGACTGTTGAAGGCCAATGAAGAAAAGAGGGCAATAACCAGATTAATTATACTTGATTAAGTTATGTTGGTATATTCTAGCTTTTCATAGTTCATAAGAAGGCTTTTACAGAGTCATTCACAGATTGATGGTACTTCCAAGTGTTGTATAAAACACAAACTTTGTTGATTTATAGTTATCATGAAGATGTTTCCAAACACTCCCCCATAGGCAATCTTTTGGAACATGGATATTCACGTTTCGACGATGCTCCAATGATACATTGTTTGATATTCATTCCATTGGTAGCTATAGTACATCAGACATCCCTAGTCTGATTTGTGCAGATTATGAAGGATGTACAAAGAAGCAGATGATAGGAAGATACATACAGAATAGCTTAACAAATCCACTCCAGTGGTAATTTGTACCATCTTGCTCCTCTCAAACATCTTAACTAAAAGAATCATAACGATAACGTGCCCCACTTTCGTCTTCAATTCATCAAGTGAGCAAATTTTCATCCATTTAGGCCTCTCCTGCAGATCAATAAGAATCAATTAGGTATAATGGTGAACTCAAatatgaagaagataaaaatgataCAAATGGGAGGAGGAGCCATAAAGCCATCTAACTGAAGGCATACAAGCAGTTCCACAATGTATGCAGATTTGGGgtaaagaggagaaaaaaagcTGCCTTCAGTAAACTATGTAGAATCTTATTCAGTAATGAGAACTTAGTCTATTGTCCTTAATAAGTTATACTCATTCCGTATTGTCCATTTGATGTGCTCCACATCATGAGGCGCAACACAGCTGAGTCTAGTCAGATTTGATATGCAAGGAAATTTACTGGAAGGAGAGAGCAACTGTACATCACATGGTTATCATTTCCATTCAGTCTAATATGCCATTTTAGAGGTTTCAGGGTACCAAATTGAAAGGAGCAAACAGCCAAAGGAATGGATTATTTAGTGCTACATTGAGTCAAGAAAACAGATAAAATGTTTGAAGGAACTTCCTGGGATATATGATGCAGGCAGATGCTGAAAAGCTTTTAGCAGAGAATTTCAAAGGGAGTAGTTTTGTTTCAAGGGAATTATTATCACCTTGAGAGAAAACATTCCAAACAAAGAAGAGCCCTTGAGGGCATGATCAACACTGGGAGGAGCATCTGGAGACACATTGCTGATAAATAACCCATATAAGCCCATACCGAATATTAACATGACTGTCCCAGCGAGATAAACATCTGCAGCAGATAGATTTTCCCATATAATATTTGTCACCAACAGAAGGTTTCAATTTTAAGAACAGAAGAGCTAGCATGTGTTTGCAAAAGGTAAGGATGCATGGAAAAGAGTTTTCCATTAAAAGATAGAACATGATTTCCCAATTTTGAAGCTCCAAAAGTTCATCTGGGCGAATTGTGGGATTTTGAATGATAGCATGttatcaaaatgaaagaaaaattctgtTGAAGTGAATTCACGAGAGTCTAACCAATAGCTTCAACTAGTCGTAGAACCATCTGTCCTGAGTGAATCCCTTTGACACAGCATGTCCAGTAAATTTTATATGCATCTATAATATAAACACAACCCTACAAAAACAGCATAATTAAATCCAAGTAAAATGATATGGTATAATAGCATCATATCACGTGAATAGCATTTATGCAATTAgtctcaaaattctcatatgcTCGAATTTGAACACTGAGTCAGTTATTGCTAAGAGTTTTCGGGAAGCTATAAAGAACGAACCTGGAACAACTTCAATGGTATACACTAGATTAAAATAAATGCAGTTCCGAGAcagatttatattattttgggagACAAGTTACTCAAGGCCAGATTGGAATAGGCATTCCAAATTCAGTATGTGATGGTCTTATGGTGGCACTAATGAGAATGCCAGCAATTGTGCTTTGCTTTGCAGTATTCTGCTCAGGTTTTGGGAACTCATTTGGAGAGGTGTGgctgaaggaaaaaaaaaaggctgttAGATCAGCAATTGCTTCTGCTGCCACATTTTATCCTCATTGGAAAGAAAGGAAACATGTGGTGTTTTGTAACATTTGCTGCCATAAAAGCAATAACGAGGAAAATAATTGAACTGTTCATTTGAGATTTGCAAGGATGATTCAATTGAAATAAGACAGAACACATGATGGCCCAGATTATTAATAAAGGAAAGGAACTCAGTGGATGGTGATCAACCCCAGGGAATGACTCTTATACACTGCTTAGTTCCTTGATAATAACAGAGGATTTACTGGAGGGTTTAAGGGACCAATATGGTAAAGTCTAAAGTGCCAGCAGCAGCTGCTGGCCTGCTGCTACTACACCTACCAGTGAGTTGTATCATTAGAATGAGGCGATGAAAGAGGAAATGGTCTTGTCAAATGGAAGCGAGGTTACTCACATGTTCAAACCTGGAAAAATCTTTAGTCCTCAAGAACTTCAGAGTTAGAGCATGAGGCTCATTTAAGGAGATGCACAGGGAATAGAATCTACAggaatattttgagttgagtttgaTTCGTTTGCAATAATCAAAGTAAAAAATCCAAACCTCTACCATCATCATCGTCGTCATCATAGACAAGAAGCTCAACAGAAAATCAATTAACACAAATAGCTGTTAAGACATAAATTCTAATGCTCGTCTTGtaacaatttgaaataaatggGGAATAAGGTGAAGTACATTGAGAAAGCACAACACAGAACCAGCCAATGAGCCTCCAACAGCCAGAAGTGCCAAGAAGCGGAAGTCAAAAATTGCCTGCTCAGTGATGGACAAGTAAGAAATGCTTTCAAAAGCCTAGAATATCCATAAAAACACCTGGACAGATAGAGATGAAATCCACAACTGATTTGACATGGACACTCTATAAAAACAggacaaaagcaaaaaaagaagaaaaaagattgTGAATATTGTGCAGTTTTGCCTATTGCATAAGGAGCAACTTGCTAACAGACCTCTGTGGTTTATAAGCAAGAATGGAGAGAAGAGACATAACAACTATTTTAATACTCCCTCCATCATTTTTTTGGGTAAGTTTACTCCCTCCTCCATTCTAGAATATGTAAAGGCTTTACATTTTCACTTGTCCGTAATATagtagatttttcaaaaatgaaagtATTGTTCTCTTAACTCCCATATTACTCATAAATTTGAACCTGAATTTCACAGCCAACTTAAGGACATTCAAGAaagattgttatttttatttgttttattaaaacgGGAATCATTTGCAAAaatgaaagtatttttattcattttcttatttttaatttgtaacaaTGCCGTTTTGTTATTGAAGGCTTAATATTAGTGTTTCTTCTTATGGATAACAAAAACTGAAGccatttatgaaatttatacatttaaaccTCACTCTTCAGTAtagtagttatttttttttcgctGAATCTTCAGTATGGTAATTCTAATATTCGGTCACCTGACTTATCAGAGGCAATCTGTCAGACAACATAGCTTTAAACCCAAGTTTATAAACATCCCCTTTTGACACATTTCATACAAAATGGTTACTTCCCATCATCTATAAAATAGCTTTCTATGACTTTATACAGGCTTTATGGCTTTTAAGTCGCAAATTTGAAGGCAATATTTTTGTTCCCTTTCTTTTATGTAGTGACTAAAATTTTTAAAGCGTCATAATGCACACACTATTTATTTCATCCAATTTCCCCCAAAATTATAATGTATGACTCACTGAAAGGATTATCCAGATAATCAAAGTACCAAGAAAGGATTAGCTTTCCTTTATTTTGTTCTCTAAAATGACTCATAGTTTAgctgaaacttttttttaaaaaaaattcaagatcaATTTAGTTTCAACACaaatggacaaaaaaaaaaaaagagtgaggcAGCTGTAGTGAATCTACTTACCCTCTCAATGGTCGACTCGGTGGACGTAACGAAACGGGCAACCGGGTTGCCATTCGGGTTCCCTAGTGCATAGTTCAGCCCCGATTCAGGCGGTACAGAGGGCTCAACAACTAAGGGAGTTGATGAAGAAGTAGCAGATGGAAGCCTGGGTTCTCTTGGCAGTGAGGATTTTGACTCGGAAgatgatgaggaggaggagctCAAAGAAGCACAAGTACGCGAATCGAGGGGCCGATTGTATAAAGGCCGGCTGATGGGAACGGAGATGGAGAGTGGCATCATGGTGGAGATGGCAGCCATGAGAGCCATTGCagagaaaataaagatttttgaGAGGGCATATGCAACTGAACTATGCGTCTCTTCTCTGGCGGCTAATAACGGTAATTTGTCAATAGAAGCGGTAGGTTCACGCTCAGTGTGAGGCGCGTGGGGTTGGACTAAAAGCTCGGGAGATGAAATGATCCACACATATGGTCCAGCATGGAGGCACAAAGATAGTGATCCCGTTTACAGCCGTTGATCAAATTGATAAAGAAATTCTTATACACTATActattatcttaattaataagatatattacatttatcattattaaataattatttattatatatatatatttttttaataataataaatatattatatattatttaatatgatcaaaataaaataaaaatatgatgtataacTTTACTCAATTAACAAAAGTCTATACATGGTCTGGCCTGAAATAATCTTGATCTTAGCCTTCTTCATAATGGGCCGAATTTCAGCCCATTTTCTCCTCAAAAATAAACGTACCGGAAAAACCCTCGAGTTGATGCAGAAAGCAAAAGTTTTCAAAAGTCAACGGAACAATAAATGAATCCCTCCCAGCTGACACCGTAAACTTCCTCAAGTTCGCAAAGGTAACCATCTCTCTCTGGGATGGAATGTTTTGTCGCCTGGAAATTGTTATGATTGACAagttagatatttttttggTGACAGGGAAAAGATATGTCCAGTCTTCCAAGATTATCAAGGAGATGATGTTGATCGCACTTGTCTCATTTCATCCCCTCACTTTCCAAAAGatatccatttaaaaaaaaaatgtttttcgtCGGTTAGGTCTGCTATGGTTTAGGTTAATATGTGATGTGAAAGTACAAATTGGATCACCTTATTTATCTCTCTCAATGATCCTGTAATGGGTCTAAGCAATCGGCCATTAGTacctatttttattaatatactatactatatttGAGTTGCTTCATGAGCTCTTAAGATGAAGTCTCTATGAATCAAGAGcaagaaatttttcatttttctacacCTAAAGGAACTGCAAAATTCGGGCGAGATTTTATGTTGCCAATGGACTATAGCATATGTTACGCACGGTAAGTGTACTTCCTGACTGGCGTATTGACGTTTTTTAATCAATCTGTGGAAATCTATTCAAGTCGCACGAGGTATTATTCTGAGCTTGGAGTGTTTGGCCTTCTTCTGGTGTTAGGCTGTTTGTCCTTTAGATGATGCTGTGTGGTTATATTTTGAAGCAGGGCTTCAAGGAAATTCCAATTTTCCATTTAGCTTTTGGTCCTTAACAAGGCAAATGCAGTCGTGGGTAGCTTTTGCAGGATATCTTGGATGGGCTGAAAGCCTGAAAGTGGTCCTTCCCCTCTTTATATCAGACACCCAATGAGCTTTCATCCCTATTTGACAGATTCTCAATTATGTCTTGATATCAATAAACGTATCAGATTGCTT contains:
- the LOC109008723 gene encoding uncharacterized protein LOC109008723 isoform X2; its protein translation is MALMAAISTMMPLSISVPISRPLYNRPLDSRTCASLSSSSSSSSESKSSLPREPRLPSATSSSTPLVVEPSVPPESGLNYALGNPNGNPVARFVTSTESTIERGCVYIIDAYKIYWTCCVKGIHSGQMVLRLVEAIDVYLAGTVMLIFGMGLYGLFISNVSPDAPPSVDHALKGSSLFGMFSLKERPKWMKICSLDELKTKVGHVIVMILLVKMFERSKMVQITTGVDLLSYSVCIFLSSASLYILHNLHKSD
- the LOC109008722 gene encoding cinnamoyl-CoA reductase 1-like; its protein translation is MSIGTGKVVCVTGASGYIASWLVKLLLQRGYTVKASVRDPNDPNKTEHLLGLDGAKERLHLFKAELMEEGSFDSVVDGCDGVFHTASPFYFSVTDPQAELVDPALKGTLNVLRSCAKVLSVKRVVITSSMAAVAYNGKPLAPDVTIDEGWFSDPAVCEKSKLWYMLSKTLAEEAAWKFGKENGIDIVAVNPGLVFGPLLQPSLNTSVETVLKLLNGAERFPNVTYRWVDVRDVANAHILAFENPSASGRYCLVAEVVHCSEVLKLLHKFFPDLKLPEKCADDEPFATTYKVSKERAQSLGLSFTPVEVSLKDTVESLKEKNFLSV
- the LOC109008723 gene encoding uncharacterized protein LOC109008723 isoform X1 codes for the protein MALMAAISTMMPLSISVPISRPLYNRPLDSRTCASLSSSSSSSSESKSSLPREPRLPSATSSSTPLVVEPSVPPESGLNYALGNPNGNPVARFVTSTESTIERAIFDFRFLALLAVGGSLAGSVLCFLNGCVYIIDAYKIYWTCCVKGIHSGQMVLRLVEAIDVYLAGTVMLIFGMGLYGLFISNVSPDAPPSVDHALKGSSLFGMFSLKERPKWMKICSLDELKTKVGHVIVMILLVKMFERSKMVQITTGVDLLSYSVCIFLSSASLYILHNLHKSD
- the LOC109008723 gene encoding uncharacterized protein LOC109008723 isoform X3, which translates into the protein MALMAAISTMMPLSISVPISRPLYNRPLDSRTCASLSSSSSSSSESKSSLPREPRLPSATSSSTPLVVEPSVPPESGLNYALGNPNGNPVARFVTSTESTIERAIFDFRFLALLAVGGSLAGSVLCFLNGCVYIIDAYKIYWTCCVKGIHSGQMVLRLVEAIGEA